From Rhodococcus antarcticus, the proteins below share one genomic window:
- a CDS encoding WD40/YVTN/BNR-like repeat-containing protein: MSGARVLVGTRKGAFILTSDERRVDWEVSGPHFSGWEIYHVTGSPVDPELLYASQSGGWFGQLLQRSTDGGRTWEPVGNDFSYAGVPGTHQTFDGTPAPWAFTRVWHLEPSPTERDTVYAGVEDAALFRSTDAGGSWTEVRGLREQGSGHQWQPGAGGMCLHTIVLDRNDPLRILVAISAAGVFRTTDGGETWAPVNAGLLSDGIPSPAAEVGHCVHNLAVHPARPRTVYMQKHWDVMRSDDGADSWHEVSGDLPSDFGFPIAVHAHEPETVYVVPITSDSEHVPPDGRLRVYRSRTGGNTWEPLTEGLPQEHCYVNVLRDALAVDSLPSCGVYVGTTGGQVYVSPDSGDTWSAIVRDLPPVLSVEVQTLV, translated from the coding sequence ATGAGCGGAGCACGGGTCCTGGTCGGAACGCGCAAGGGGGCCTTCATCCTCACCTCGGACGAGCGCAGGGTCGACTGGGAGGTCAGCGGGCCCCACTTCAGCGGGTGGGAGATCTACCACGTGACGGGTTCCCCGGTGGACCCCGAGCTGCTGTACGCATCGCAGTCCGGGGGCTGGTTCGGCCAGCTGCTGCAGCGCTCGACCGACGGCGGTCGCACCTGGGAGCCGGTCGGCAACGACTTCAGCTACGCCGGGGTGCCCGGCACGCACCAGACCTTCGACGGGACCCCCGCGCCGTGGGCGTTCACCCGTGTGTGGCACCTGGAGCCGTCGCCCACCGAGCGCGACACCGTCTACGCCGGCGTGGAGGACGCTGCGCTGTTCCGCTCCACCGATGCCGGGGGCAGCTGGACCGAGGTGCGTGGGCTCCGTGAGCAGGGCTCCGGGCACCAGTGGCAGCCGGGCGCGGGTGGGATGTGCCTGCACACCATCGTGCTGGACCGCAACGACCCGCTGCGCATCCTGGTGGCCATCTCCGCAGCGGGGGTGTTCCGCACCACCGACGGCGGTGAGACCTGGGCGCCGGTGAACGCGGGCCTGCTGTCGGACGGCATCCCCTCCCCCGCGGCCGAGGTCGGGCACTGCGTGCACAACCTCGCGGTGCACCCGGCACGGCCGCGCACGGTCTACATGCAGAAGCACTGGGACGTGATGCGCAGCGACGACGGCGCGGACAGCTGGCACGAGGTGAGCGGGGACCTGCCCAGCGACTTCGGCTTCCCCATCGCCGTGCACGCCCACGAGCCGGAGACCGTCTACGTCGTCCCGATCACCAGCGACTCCGAGCACGTGCCCCCTGACGGGAGGCTGCGGGTGTACCGCAGCCGCACGGGCGGGAACACCTGGGAGCCGCTCACCGAGGGCCTGCCCCAGGAGCACTGCTACGTCAACGTGCTGCGCGACGCCCTGGCCGTGGACTCGCTGCCCTCGTGCGGGGTGTACGTCGGCACCACGGGCGGTCAGGTCTACGTCTCGCCCGACTCCGGTGACACCTGGTCGGCCATCGTCCGCGACCTGCCGCCCGTGCTCTCGGTGGAAGTGCAGACCCTGGTGTGA
- a CDS encoding lytic transglycosylase domain-containing protein — protein sequence MGTVLGAALLVASVPASARTDLPAFAGTAGLPTIGYQVIGVSYPTPLGGGGSGDAAAPPVSAPLVLPPAPGEPATEAAAGTVGALGIPDVAVAAYQAAADRLTRDQPGCRVPWTLIAGIGRVESGHARGGRVDAAGRTAPLILGPVLDGTLAGNAAIRDTDKGRYDQDTVWDRAVGPMQFLPGTWERWGADGNGDGVADPHNIRDSALGTGRYLCSGGGDLSQDGPARAAVFSYNHSSAYVDTVLAWSHAYATGAVTIPALPPAPATTTPGPSATTAGAATTTPGPSATTAGAAITAGATTTKATTTPADAGTPAADAPSPTTDTTTTATATAPAATTSTATPPSAEPVPSSGPALSTGPISSPAAP from the coding sequence GTGGGCACTGTGCTCGGAGCCGCCCTGCTGGTGGCATCGGTCCCCGCCAGCGCGCGGACCGACCTGCCCGCGTTCGCCGGGACTGCCGGGCTGCCCACCATCGGCTACCAGGTCATCGGGGTCAGCTACCCCACCCCGCTCGGCGGCGGCGGCAGCGGCGACGCGGCCGCTCCCCCGGTCTCCGCCCCGCTCGTCCTACCGCCGGCCCCCGGAGAGCCGGCAACCGAAGCGGCCGCCGGCACGGTCGGTGCCCTCGGCATCCCCGACGTGGCCGTCGCCGCGTACCAGGCGGCAGCAGACAGGCTGACGCGCGACCAGCCGGGCTGCCGCGTGCCGTGGACCCTGATCGCCGGCATCGGTCGCGTCGAGTCCGGGCACGCCCGCGGCGGGCGGGTCGACGCCGCCGGTCGGACCGCACCACTCATCCTGGGTCCGGTGCTCGACGGCACGCTGGCCGGCAACGCGGCCATCCGCGACACCGACAAGGGACGCTACGACCAGGACACGGTCTGGGACCGTGCGGTGGGCCCGATGCAGTTCCTGCCGGGCACGTGGGAGCGGTGGGGCGCCGACGGCAACGGGGACGGGGTGGCCGACCCGCACAACATCCGCGACTCAGCTCTCGGCACCGGCCGCTACCTCTGCTCCGGAGGCGGCGACCTCAGCCAGGACGGTCCCGCGCGCGCGGCCGTCTTCAGCTACAACCACTCCTCCGCCTACGTGGACACCGTCCTCGCCTGGTCGCACGCCTACGCGACGGGTGCCGTGACGATCCCCGCCCTGCCGCCCGCCCCGGCCACCACGACACCCGGGCCGTCCGCGACCACCGCGGGCGCGGCCACCACGACACCCGGGCCGTCCGCGACCACCGCGGGCGCGGCCATCACCGCGGGCGCGACCACCACCAAGGCCACCACGACGCCGGCGGACGCCGGGACACCCGCCGCGGACGCCCCCTCGCCGACCACCGACACCACCACCACCGCCACCGCCACCGCACCGGCAGCCACCACCAGCACCGCCACGCCTCCGAGCGCCGAGCCGGTCCCGTCGAGCGGTCCGGCCCTGAGCACGGGCCCGATCAGCTCGCCCGCCGCCCCGTAG
- a CDS encoding MoaD/ThiS family protein, whose amino-acid sequence MLPRHLRTLAHCTGEVVVEAAPTQRAVLDAVELRYPVLRGTLRDPSSGRRRPFVRFFACDQDLSHDDPDAPLPEPVAAGSEPFRVVGAMAGG is encoded by the coding sequence GTGCTGCCGAGGCACCTGCGCACCCTGGCGCACTGCACGGGCGAGGTGGTGGTGGAGGCTGCCCCCACGCAGCGGGCGGTCCTCGACGCGGTGGAGCTGCGCTACCCGGTGCTCCGCGGCACCCTGCGAGACCCGTCCAGCGGTCGACGACGCCCGTTCGTCCGCTTCTTCGCCTGCGATCAGGACCTGTCCCACGACGATCCTGACGCACCGCTGCCCGAACCGGTCGCGGCCGGCTCGGAGCCGTTCCGCGTGGTCGGCGCGATGGCCGGCGGCTGA